In Acidobacteriota bacterium, one DNA window encodes the following:
- a CDS encoding PD40 domain-containing protein, with product MLMLLVAAAIGPLKWWGAGTRKQPFVRKQITRFSVPTEPEGGALSPDGKCVVYLALENDGRSLWIKQVNGGGSARIADLGSNKFVWSLAVSPDSNFVYYVLNEPQGPVLYRVPLLGGQPPRQLPAKITIFANENFSPDGQRVAVGKPLPGTGGMALKLVTLASGAEQVLATWPDATVEGRAWSPDDRTVAYVVHKLNDPGGKNFYLAERPVGGGPEHIIIPAQTQPLRKVLWLPQRRGLLVEMRSETSGSYQVYVASYADGTLRPLTEDTDEYYANGLTTDGRTLLMSRLDRLGSIQVAPLAAPRRAQPLIPGLNFFDTLAWTPDGQVLYNQLAESGNNLWRLTPGLGTTQQLTTATGANYYPCATADGRYIVFTSTQAGGEQLWRINADGGHPLQLTTQGGTRPQCAPDSQWIVYENGRSPHPYGRLLSTAARPRH from the coding sequence GTGTTGATGTTGCTCGTGGCGGCGGCCATAGGGCCGCTCAAATGGTGGGGGGCGGGCACACGTAAACAACCCTTCGTGCGCAAGCAGATCACGCGCTTCTCAGTGCCGACCGAACCGGAAGGCGGCGCGCTGTCGCCCGATGGCAAGTGTGTTGTTTACCTCGCGCTCGAAAATGACGGTCGAAGCCTCTGGATCAAACAGGTCAATGGCGGTGGCAGTGCGCGCATTGCTGATCTGGGTAGTAATAAATTCGTTTGGTCATTAGCGGTCTCGCCCGACAGCAATTTTGTTTATTACGTCCTCAATGAACCGCAAGGCCCAGTGCTTTATCGAGTGCCTCTACTCGGCGGCCAGCCACCGCGCCAACTCCCCGCGAAAATCACCATCTTTGCCAACGAGAATTTTTCGCCGGATGGTCAGCGTGTGGCGGTCGGTAAGCCGCTGCCGGGCACAGGTGGGATGGCCTTGAAGCTGGTGACGCTGGCAAGCGGCGCCGAACAAGTGCTAGCCACCTGGCCCGACGCCACCGTGGAAGGCCGCGCCTGGTCACCCGATGACCGCACCGTGGCTTATGTCGTGCATAAGCTCAACGACCCAGGGGGCAAAAACTTTTATCTCGCGGAACGTCCGGTGGGCGGTGGGCCGGAACACATTATCATCCCCGCACAGACGCAACCGCTCAGAAAAGTGCTCTGGCTGCCCCAACGCCGCGGCCTGTTGGTGGAAATGCGTAGCGAAACGTCAGGCTCGTATCAGGTCTACGTCGCCTCTTATGCGGATGGCACACTGCGCCCGCTCACCGAGGACACCGACGAATACTATGCCAACGGCTTGACCACCGACGGACGGACGTTGCTGATGTCTCGGCTCGACCGCCTTGGGAGTATTCAGGTGGCGCCGCTGGCCGCGCCGCGACGGGCACAGCCGCTCATCCCAGGCTTGAATTTTTTCGATACGCTGGCTTGGACGCCCGACGGGCAGGTGCTCTACAACCAACTGGCCGAAAGCGGCAACAATCTCTGGCGGCTCACACCCGGCCTCGGCACCACGCAACAACTGACCACCGCGACCGGCGCCAATTATTACCCCTGTGCCACGGCGGATGGCCGTTACATCGTCTTCACCTCCACGCAAGCGGGCGGCGAACAACTCTGGCGCATCAACGCCGATGGCGGCCATCCGCTGCAACTAACCACACAAGGCGGCACCCGCCCGCAATGCGCGCCGGACAGCCAATGGATCGTTTATGAGAACGGCCGCAGCCCGCATCCTTATGGAAGATTGCTATCAACGGCGGCCCGCCCACGCCATTAA
- a CDS encoding serine/threonine protein kinase, whose protein sequence is MDEVYLAHDQKMGRQVALKLLPARFTHDPERLHRFRQEARAASALNHPSIVTIFDIGQENGRHFIATEYVEGRTLRTVLQQERFTPVQALDIASQAASALATAHQAGIIHRDIKPENIMLRPDGYVKVLDFGLAKLTELPVSKSGEDSGSEVETRAADLPASFETRTGMVLVLHQAENEGCRAGFNPALHPGCALSIHHLQLDGVLGTVDYMSTEQARGQKVDARTDLFSLGVVFYELLTGKRPFSGVTRNHVLVAILDEAPLPLTAHWPAAPAALQAIVSRALSKDRDERYSTAQELLIQLKQLKDDLALAAQLERGRASGELRPPPVTRDSAVTTDPEASRKTTGALALLRELRQRKFRSALA, encoded by the coding sequence ATGGACGAAGTTTATTTGGCGCACGATCAAAAAATGGGCCGCCAGGTCGCGCTCAAACTGTTGCCCGCACGCTTCACCCACGACCCCGAACGGCTGCATCGCTTTCGCCAAGAAGCGCGCGCCGCCTCGGCCTTGAATCATCCGAGCATCGTCACGATCTTCGACATCGGCCAGGAGAACGGGCGGCATTTCATAGCGACTGAGTACGTCGAAGGCCGGACCTTACGCACGGTTTTGCAACAGGAACGTTTCACGCCTGTGCAGGCGTTGGACATTGCCAGCCAGGCCGCCAGTGCGCTAGCGACAGCGCATCAGGCGGGTATCATCCACCGCGACATCAAACCCGAAAACATCATGTTGCGGCCTGACGGTTACGTGAAGGTGCTCGACTTCGGCCTGGCGAAGCTGACCGAGTTGCCTGTGTCAAAGAGTGGGGAAGACAGCGGGAGCGAGGTCGAGACACGCGCAGCGGATTTGCCCGCGAGTTTCGAGACGCGGACAGGCATGGTGCTAGTACTCCATCAAGCTGAAAATGAGGGATGTAGGGCGGGATTTAATCCCGCCCTACATCCCGGATGCGCTCTCAGCATCCATCACTTACAGCTTGATGGAGTACTAGGCACGGTGGATTACATGTCGACTGAACAGGCGCGCGGACAGAAAGTGGATGCGCGCACAGATTTGTTCAGCCTGGGCGTGGTGTTTTACGAATTGCTAACGGGCAAGCGGCCGTTCAGCGGCGTGACGCGCAATCACGTGCTGGTGGCGATTCTGGATGAAGCGCCGCTGCCGCTCACCGCACATTGGCCCGCCGCGCCCGCCGCGTTGCAAGCCATCGTCAGCCGGGCACTGAGCAAAGACCGCGACGAACGTTATTCGACCGCCCAGGAATTGCTCATCCAGCTTAAACAGTTGAAAGATGATTTGGCGCTTGCCGCACAGCTTGAGCGGGGCCGCGCGAGCGGTGAATTGCGCCCGCCGCCAGTCACGCGCGACAGCGCTGTCACGACTGATCCGGAAGCCAGCCGCAAGACCACAGGCGCGCTTGCCTTACTACGTGAGTTGCGCCAACGCAAGTTCAGGTCGGCGCTGGCCTAG
- a CDS encoding sigma-70 family RNA polymerase sigma factor, producing the protein MAIAPSTISVTGTPGAAGVSQLLLAWGQGDEGARDQLIPLVYEELRRLARQHMRRERPGQTLQTSALIHEAYLRLVGQSVPWQNRAHFFGIAARLMREILVNRARDRQRLKRGGAQQPVSLSAAAEVASGRAIEVLALDDALKSLAELDLRKSQIIELRFFGGLTTAEMATVLGLSDSTIEREWRLAKAWLQREMEREK; encoded by the coding sequence ATGGCAATTGCACCCTCGACAATTTCTGTGACGGGCACGCCGGGAGCGGCGGGCGTCAGCCAATTGCTGCTGGCCTGGGGCCAGGGCGACGAAGGCGCGCGCGACCAGTTGATCCCGCTCGTTTACGAGGAACTGCGCCGCCTGGCGCGCCAGCACATGCGCCGCGAACGCCCCGGCCAAACCTTGCAAACCTCGGCGCTGATTCACGAAGCTTATTTGCGGTTGGTGGGGCAAAGCGTACCCTGGCAAAACCGCGCGCATTTTTTCGGTATTGCGGCACGGCTGATGCGCGAAATCCTGGTCAATCGCGCGCGCGACCGCCAACGGCTCAAACGCGGCGGCGCGCAACAACCGGTCTCGCTCAGCGCCGCCGCCGAGGTAGCGAGCGGGCGGGCCATTGAAGTTCTGGCCCTGGACGACGCCTTGAAAAGTCTGGCTGAGCTTGATCTCCGCAAAAGCCAGATCATCGAGCTACGCTTTTTCGGCGGCCTGACGACCGCCGAGATGGCCACCGTGCTGGGCCTTTCCGATTCCACCATTGAACGCGAATGGCGGCTAGCCAAGGCCTGGCTGCAACGTGAAATGGAGAGAGAAAAGTGA
- a CDS encoding tail fiber domain-containing protein: MNATLRQSLLRLAVLLACLTGSLAAQTTSFTYQGRLTDGGASANGPYDLQFKLYDAAVNGNQIGTMVTRDDVNVTNGVFSTTLDFGAAAFPGAARWLEISVRQGASTGTYMTLTPRQPINSTPYAIRALNATTAETVTGPIPAAQITGTLPPGSLPGGGSYINNATTQQAASNFNIDGNGTAGGTLSGNVVNTATQYNLGGQRVLSADSQRGNVFAGLSAGAANTTGFSNSFFGVNAGAANTTGRQNSFFGVNAGAANTGGRFNAFFGDRAGANNSGGGSNAFFGSAAGYSNMTGSANAFFGESAGSGNSTGEQNTFFGFRSGSSNQTGQGNAYFGAEAGLNGNGFANSFFGAGAGASVGATSLNSFFGRRAGIITTGSNNAFFGAETGSANTSGAANAFFGAYAGAVNTTGIRNTFIGFSAAPQHATGDFNTFVGYASGLTQTSGSNNTLLGASTNFGANGLSYATALGAGAVVSASDTIMLGRPTGNVIAPGILTLPGVVYLTGVNGGATDQLCYHFSSKRIGACSSSLRYKSNVESLTSGLNVVQRLRPVTFDWKEGGAHDLGFIAEEVAAVEPLLTYRNDKGEVEGVKYAQISAVLVNAVKEQQAQIEQLKRIVCADPRFGADAALCKSNQQ; encoded by the coding sequence ATGAACGCTACGCTTCGACAATCACTGCTACGCTTGGCCGTGCTGCTCGCCTGTTTGACCGGCAGCTTGGCAGCGCAGACCACTTCGTTCACCTATCAGGGCCGCTTGACCGACGGCGGCGCCTCCGCCAACGGGCCGTATGACCTGCAATTCAAACTTTACGACGCCGCCGTGAACGGCAATCAAATCGGCACAATGGTCACGCGCGACGATGTGAATGTGACGAACGGCGTGTTTAGTACGACGCTGGATTTTGGCGCGGCAGCCTTTCCGGGCGCGGCGCGCTGGCTGGAAATCAGCGTGCGGCAGGGGGCGAGCACGGGCACGTACATGACGCTGACACCGCGCCAGCCGATCAATTCGACGCCGTATGCGATTCGCGCCCTTAACGCGACGACTGCCGAGACCGTCACCGGCCCCATCCCGGCGGCGCAGATCACGGGCACCTTGCCGCCGGGCAGCTTGCCGGGCGGCGGCAGCTACATCAACAACGCGACGACGCAGCAGGCCGCGAGCAATTTCAACATTGATGGCAACGGCACGGCGGGCGGCACGCTCAGCGGGAACGTGGTCAATACGGCGACGCAATACAACCTGGGCGGGCAGCGCGTGTTGAGCGCGGATAGCCAGCGCGGCAATGTTTTTGCCGGCTTGTCTGCCGGTGCGGCGAATACGACCGGCTTCAGTAATTCCTTCTTCGGAGTGAACGCAGGCGCGGCCAACACGACTGGCAGACAGAATTCTTTCTTCGGAGTGAACGCAGGCGCGGCCAACACGGGCGGCAGATTCAACGCGTTTTTCGGCGACCGCGCGGGCGCCAACAACTCGGGCGGCGGATCGAATGCCTTCTTTGGCAGCGCCGCAGGCTATAGCAACATGACCGGCAGCGCCAATGCGTTCTTTGGCGAAAGTGCCGGCAGCGGTAACTCGACCGGCGAGCAAAACACCTTTTTCGGTTTTAGGTCAGGCAGTTCCAACCAAACCGGCCAGGGAAACGCCTATTTCGGTGCCGAAGCTGGCCTGAATGGCAATGGGTTTGCCAACTCCTTCTTCGGCGCTGGCGCTGGCGCAAGTGTGGGAGCGACAAGCCTCAACTCCTTTTTTGGCCGCCGCGCAGGCATTATCACGACAGGGAGTAACAACGCCTTCTTCGGCGCAGAAACCGGGAGCGCGAATACCAGCGGCGCGGCGAATGCCTTCTTCGGCGCTTATGCCGGTGCGGTCAACACGACTGGCATTCGCAATACTTTCATCGGCTTCAGCGCCGCGCCGCAGCACGCCACCGGCGACTTCAACACCTTCGTCGGCTATGCCAGCGGCCTGACGCAAACCAGCGGCAGCAACAACACCTTGCTTGGCGCGAGCACGAACTTCGGAGCCAATGGCTTGTCATATGCCACCGCGCTTGGGGCGGGCGCGGTCGTCAGTGCTTCCGATACGATTATGCTTGGCCGCCCCACAGGCAATGTCATCGCCCCCGGCATTCTTACCCTTCCCGGGGTGGTCTACCTTACTGGCGTGAATGGCGGAGCCACCGATCAGTTGTGTTATCACTTCAGTTCAAAGCGAATTGGGGCTTGCTCGTCGAGTCTGCGCTATAAATCAAATGTCGAATCCTTGACCAGCGGCCTCAACGTCGTTCAGCGTCTGCGCCCCGTCACCTTCGATTGGAAAGAAGGCGGCGCGCACGACCTCGGCTTTATCGCCGAAGAGGTCGCCGCGGTCGAACCGCTACTTACCTACCGCAACGACAAAGGCGAGGTCGAAGGCGTCAAGTACGCGCAAATCAGCGCCGTGCTGGTCAACGCCGTCAAAGAGCAACAGGCGCAAATCGAACAACTCAAACGCATCGTCTGCGCGGATCCTCGCTTCGGGGCGGACGCGGCACTGTGCAAATCCAACCAGCAATAA
- a CDS encoding putative Ig domain-containing protein produces MCKATARGREFARALTTSITPRVTTAPARTQEQPRVAPAVQTEPSAAPVLTAAPAGVIEMPRAVLPGGGEFSNGGNFNLGASVGQNLTEQSGGGQFALASGFWPDGDVPTPTPTPTPTPTPTPTPPPTPPCGTVVITPGTLPAGAAGIAYNQMLSVAPAGAYVFSLAQGNLPAGLTLNAASGLLSGLPVVVGTYNFTVRAMAANGCVGVQSYALQIGCPAVLLSALPVPSLNTAYNQTLTAAPPGGNYSFAVTAGALLPGLSLNAATGVVSGTATASGTYNFTLTALGFGNCTGQRAYSFTIGSGACPTITLPALPNGAPGQLYSQSLTAAPSGSYSYAVTAGALPAGLTLYAAAGLLYGYPAAAGTYNFTITATDANNCTGQRVYALTIGASAAARTAATALAQLADYDGDGKTDLTLWAANEGLWRIVKSSNQQAVTQSWGAAGDVTLCGDYDGDRKTDLAVFRPGDGTFYVKRSSDGSAFVKQWGLATDVPVPGDYDGDGKTDIAVWRGSNGAWYIVRSADGMIDTVTWGSSAAPYNDVPMPGDYDGDGKTDVAVFRRATGTWLVKYSSNGQYFVKQWGVGTDVPVASDYDGDGKTDLAVWRGSNGTWYIWQSATNDYRISVWGSGSDPYRDQAVPGDYDGDGLTDLAVWRPAESTWYIKASRNGAVLTHRQGQSGDLPVQVLRR; encoded by the coding sequence TTGTGCAAAGCCACGGCGCGGGGCCGCGAATTCGCGCGCGCCCTCACCACGTCCATAACGCCGCGCGTGACGACAGCGCCTGCGCGGACACAAGAACAACCGCGCGTCGCGCCAGCCGTCCAAACGGAACCGAGCGCCGCGCCCGTGCTGACCGCTGCGCCTGCGGGCGTGATCGAAATGCCGCGCGCGGTCTTGCCCGGCGGCGGTGAATTCAGCAACGGCGGCAATTTCAACCTGGGCGCTTCGGTGGGCCAAAACCTGACCGAGCAATCCGGCGGCGGCCAATTCGCGCTCGCCAGTGGCTTCTGGCCCGATGGTGATGTGCCAACACCGACGCCGACCCCAACTCCGACGCCGACGCCGACGCCGACGCCGCCGCCGACGCCGCCTTGTGGAACGGTGGTCATCACGCCGGGCACGTTGCCAGCGGGCGCGGCGGGTATTGCCTACAACCAAATGCTCAGCGTCGCACCAGCGGGCGCTTACGTTTTCAGCTTGGCGCAAGGCAATCTGCCCGCCGGGTTGACGCTCAATGCTGCAAGCGGGCTGCTCAGCGGTTTGCCGGTCGTGGTAGGAACCTACAATTTTACCGTCCGCGCGATGGCGGCCAATGGTTGTGTGGGCGTACAAAGCTACGCACTTCAGATCGGCTGTCCGGCGGTGCTGTTGTCGGCGTTGCCTGTGCCGTCGCTTAATACGGCTTACAACCAAACGCTGACGGCTGCACCGCCGGGCGGCAATTATTCATTCGCAGTCACGGCAGGCGCGTTGCTGCCAGGCTTGTCGCTCAATGCGGCCACTGGCGTCGTCAGCGGCACGGCCACGGCATCCGGGACATACAACTTCACGCTCACGGCGCTGGGCTTTGGCAATTGCACGGGCCAACGCGCGTACAGCTTCACCATCGGCAGCGGCGCGTGTCCGACGATCACGTTACCGGCCTTGCCGAACGGCGCGCCGGGCCAGCTTTATTCGCAATCACTCACTGCCGCGCCCAGCGGTTCGTACAGCTACGCCGTGACGGCGGGCGCGTTGCCAGCGGGTCTGACGCTGTATGCCGCGGCGGGACTGCTTTACGGCTATCCGGCGGCGGCGGGCACGTACAACTTCACGATTACGGCGACGGATGCCAACAACTGCACGGGCCAGCGAGTTTATGCGCTGACCATCGGCGCGAGTGCGGCGGCGCGCACGGCAGCCACGGCGCTGGCGCAGTTGGCCGATTACGACGGCGACGGCAAAACCGACTTGACGTTGTGGGCGGCGAATGAAGGTCTGTGGCGCATCGTGAAAAGCAGTAACCAGCAAGCCGTCACGCAAAGCTGGGGCGCGGCGGGCGACGTAACGCTTTGCGGCGATTATGACGGTGACAGGAAAACGGACTTGGCGGTATTTCGTCCGGGCGACGGCACGTTTTATGTGAAACGCAGCAGCGACGGCAGCGCGTTCGTCAAGCAATGGGGCCTGGCGACCGATGTGCCCGTACCCGGCGATTATGATGGCGACGGCAAAACTGACATCGCTGTTTGGCGCGGGTCGAACGGCGCTTGGTACATCGTGCGCAGTGCGGATGGGATGATTGACACGGTGACGTGGGGATCGAGCGCCGCGCCGTACAACGATGTGCCCATGCCGGGCGATTACGACGGCGATGGCAAAACAGATGTCGCGGTCTTCCGGCGTGCGACGGGCACCTGGCTGGTCAAGTACAGCAGCAACGGCCAATACTTCGTCAAGCAATGGGGCGTGGGCACGGATGTGCCGGTCGCGAGTGATTATGACGGCGATGGCAAAACTGACTTGGCCGTCTGGCGCGGGTCAAACGGCACCTGGTACATCTGGCAAAGCGCGACCAATGATTACCGGATCAGTGTCTGGGGTTCGGGCAGCGATCCTTATCGTGATCAAGCCGTGCCGGGCGATTACGACGGCGATGGGCTGACCGATTTGGCGGTATGGCGACCGGCGGAGAGCACTTGGTACATCAAAGCCAGCCGCAACGGCGCAGTCTTAACGCACAGACAAGGGCAGTCCGGCGATTTGCCAGTGCAGGTGCTGCGGCGCTAA
- a CDS encoding EI24 domain-containing protein — protein sequence MYPNAQPTTPASGALDQLWLGAKHFFAGLNLLFRQRQLLWLSLVPLMLTVVMLVVLAAFFAWVVGGLLVGIATFLAGLAGQPKGVSPELALTLQAWSFLLGLFFASTFYLPLARVLLAPFSETLCRKTHELTHSGTRYQSSLGWARAMWEGLKLVALQLAVLLVGLVISFGLPVIGQLFLMLLTMVLCGMDYLDVPLAARGLPLRAKLGLLWRHKLLACGFAAAGYVLLYIPLVNILSLPVGVIGATLLTDQWPEQQ from the coding sequence GTGTACCCAAACGCTCAACCCACAACGCCCGCGTCCGGCGCGCTCGACCAGCTTTGGCTGGGCGCAAAACACTTTTTTGCCGGACTGAATTTGCTCTTTCGGCAACGCCAATTGCTGTGGCTGTCACTGGTGCCGCTGATGCTGACCGTGGTGATGCTGGTCGTGCTGGCAGCGTTTTTTGCCTGGGTCGTAGGCGGCTTGCTGGTTGGCATTGCCACCTTTTTAGCGGGATTGGCCGGACAGCCCAAAGGTGTCTCGCCGGAATTGGCGCTGACGTTGCAAGCCTGGTCGTTCCTGCTCGGTCTCTTTTTCGCCAGCACGTTTTATCTGCCGTTGGCGCGCGTGTTGCTCGCGCCGTTTAGCGAAACGCTGTGCCGCAAGACGCATGAACTCACACACTCCGGCACGCGCTATCAATCTTCGCTCGGCTGGGCGCGCGCAATGTGGGAAGGCTTGAAACTGGTGGCGTTGCAACTGGCCGTTCTGCTGGTTGGTTTGGTCATCAGTTTTGGCTTGCCGGTGATTGGGCAGCTGTTTTTGATGCTGCTGACGATGGTCTTGTGCGGCATGGATTATCTGGATGTGCCGCTCGCGGCGCGCGGCCTGCCGTTGCGCGCGAAACTCGGCTTGCTGTGGCGCCACAAATTGCTGGCATGCGGTTTTGCGGCGGCGGGCTACGTGCTGCTTTACATCCCGCTGGTCAACATCCTGTCTTTGCCGGTGGGCGTGATTGGCGCAACATTGCTGACCGATCAATGGCCTGAGCAGCAATGA
- a CDS encoding DUF4139 domain-containing protein: MNEETKVAEPAGQTAGQTASQTGASTIEDQKSVAITVYNSNLGLVKDTRTLRLPRGTSQLRFMDVAQQINATSVHIKSVTAPNALEVVEQSYEYDLLNPQKLLDKYVGKELTLVLKTLENNSEKLVPTNATLLSNNGGQVWQIGNQIVINPTNVAEIRFDRLPQDLIAKPTLVWTLNNTAAETHTVEASYLTTGLNWRSDYVLVVNQNDTKADLNGWVTLNNTSGTAYRNAELKLVAGDVNRVQEPLANLGGVRMEAMRAGAAPQPQFQEQAFFEYHLYTLQRQTNIKNNETKQISLLSSDNFNIKKELVVNGQAFYFQGYNNPGEPVKEKVGVYVGFKNAKENNLGMPLPAGVVRVYKADGTGAQQFVGEDRIDHTPKDETVRIKLGDAFDVVAERKQTDFKNIARRVFEYAYEIRIRNHKDEAVTVVVNEPIGGDWEMLSSTFPAEKTAAFAARFNVPVAKDGEAVLSYRVRVKF; the protein is encoded by the coding sequence ATGAATGAAGAGACAAAAGTTGCTGAACCTGCTGGGCAGACTGCGGGTCAAACCGCCAGCCAAACGGGCGCGAGCACTATCGAAGACCAAAAGAGCGTCGCCATCACCGTTTACAATTCCAACCTCGGTTTGGTCAAAGACACGCGCACGTTGCGGCTGCCGCGCGGCACGTCGCAGTTGCGTTTTATGGACGTCGCGCAACAAATCAACGCCACCTCGGTGCACATCAAATCCGTCACCGCGCCCAATGCGCTGGAAGTCGTCGAGCAGAGCTACGAATACGATCTGCTCAATCCGCAAAAGCTGTTGGACAAATACGTCGGTAAGGAGTTGACGCTGGTGCTGAAAACGCTGGAAAACAATTCCGAAAAGCTGGTGCCGACCAACGCGACGCTGCTCTCGAACAACGGCGGCCAGGTTTGGCAAATCGGCAATCAGATCGTCATCAATCCGACCAATGTCGCCGAGATTCGCTTTGACCGCCTGCCCCAAGACCTGATCGCCAAACCGACGCTGGTCTGGACGCTCAACAACACTGCTGCCGAAACGCATACGGTCGAGGCGTCGTATCTGACAACAGGGTTGAACTGGCGCTCTGATTACGTGCTCGTCGTCAATCAGAACGACACCAAAGCCGATTTGAATGGCTGGGTCACGCTCAACAATACCAGCGGCACGGCCTATCGCAACGCCGAATTGAAACTCGTGGCGGGCGATGTCAACCGTGTGCAAGAACCTCTTGCCAATCTCGGTGGAGTGCGCATGGAGGCGATGCGCGCTGGCGCGGCGCCGCAACCGCAGTTTCAAGAGCAGGCGTTTTTTGAATATCACCTGTATACGCTGCAACGTCAGACCAACATCAAGAACAACGAGACCAAGCAAATCAGCCTGTTGTCGAGCGACAACTTCAACATCAAAAAAGAACTCGTCGTCAACGGACAGGCTTTCTATTTTCAGGGCTACAACAATCCCGGCGAGCCGGTCAAAGAGAAGGTCGGCGTTTACGTCGGCTTCAAAAACGCGAAGGAAAACAATCTGGGCATGCCGCTGCCCGCCGGCGTCGTGCGCGTTTACAAAGCGGATGGCACAGGCGCACAGCAATTCGTCGGCGAAGACCGCATTGACCACACGCCCAAAGATGAAACCGTCCGCATCAAACTCGGCGACGCCTTTGACGTGGTGGCCGAGCGCAAGCAGACCGATTTCAAAAACATCGCCCGGCGCGTGTTTGAATACGCCTACGAGATTCGCATCCGCAATCATAAGGACGAGGCCGTGACCGTCGTCGTCAACGAACCCATCGGCGGCGATTGGGAAATGCTCAGTTCGACCTTCCCGGCGGAAAAGACGGCGGCCTTTGCGGCGCGCTTCAACGTGCCGGTAGCAAAGGATGGCGAGGCCGTCCTCAGCTATCGCGTGCGGGTGAAATTCTAA